A genomic window from Carassius auratus strain Wakin chromosome 19, ASM336829v1, whole genome shotgun sequence includes:
- the fam83hb gene encoding protein FAM83H isoform X1, with protein sequence MAHRSQCSSLGDNPLDPNYLRPHYREEYRMAIDALVEEDVEGYYNFLQSANVVDFLSRSEIEHIKSTVQSPQSAGNLPELPYGEIDQDGSSDTYWPMHSDLDAPELDLGWPLQQHSFVGPTEVTMLVNPTDPERPSIKEQARHLIKNAHQVIAVVMDIFTDIDIFSDLLDAAARHVPVYILLDEQNAHHFVNMVASCKVNLDMIHLMRVRTVAGITYFCRTGKSFKGQVMDRFLMTDCRAVISGNYSFMWSFEKIHRCIAHLFLGELVAAFDEEFRILFAQSQPLIVENALVPMPQDNTSGYPGSQFGIKRTQSLRNPRGYLRQPELTGYPFGERLESILPFRREDPFRHTLEPSAGPMQVTKYASQQFRMQQSFLDPGRSMLASRQLEMNAFKRHSYAEGTRETYASSRQYMKQRVMNNLEETESHYQREQHYYHSEGMEPDSERRHFDRLNFGMYQTDQQSDSGYPPELEAPGNLNVLSSDDLKSDSEKQYNAGAGRYGPQTHKRPAAGHAYACQSSPTQPHPPDHKQLFSTGEQVRQSQDPSAKQGLRSWRINSYLSTYEDAGEEGLHQPMGPDAFDEPHQQHDSRLYGSEGPGLHLRERQNIPTKPNLDLRPRYGKPIIQDRNQVKDVSSDLGPTSTDTLKPAISASSLSSSTDNEKEPEPREPKEISITKHESFRSRINPMLQRSSRLRSSLIFSSSKLEQHSSSQAKSGGELQEEKDESEPVRYSSIVAEILEKRRSLSREPFDWSKHKKAEEKEVKNASTGDLTTITDVKEEPIKEKEKPEKPDNPEPEDNKVTQPTEPSRSQQTTSSLNMNDPASRLQYFKNLEEKRKGSKLELDLGAKSPETTMKKPDLTDTATTVPNVLVTSVESSVKTQESTITLTDPVPQRLVIETKPSEVCVDRPLMNSKTVTESTADAAKKEPVKEPVKEPTKSLRPFPSPKFLKPFKASQTSHRRISCGDDILTDATDAEKSELKKSRSLSSSGITRAESKESLSSLNLGNSDGKDTKALDFLKKQTQRLKGLLGPKGEKKHSGVSNSQEDKSMKAVPEMQEVPSDKEKPSESISSSTVEENNKPNVKPTPSRYQSSTSNVIFSSNLRDDTKVILEQISANSQKNRQQTEESGKVEGGTEEVSNSSFRFQNRNQFSRTPVNPQERDNLLKRIESMRKEKKVYSRFEVLYCNRKECCWDQGNVEKAEQSLIR encoded by the exons ATGGCCCACCGCTCACAGTGTTCTTCATTGGGCGACAACCCCCTGGATCCCAATTACTTGCGTCCGCATTACCGAGAAGAGTATCGCATGGCTATTGATGCCCTGGTGGAAGAGGATGTTGAGGGCTATTACAACTTTTTACAAAGTGCTAATGTAGTTGACTTTTTATCAAGGTCGGAGATTGAGCATATTAAAAGCACTGTGCAATCACCACAGAGTGCTGGAAATTTACCAGAACTGCCATATGGGGAAATAGATCAGGATGGGTCTTCTGACACCTACTGGCCAATGCATTCTGATTTGGATGCACCAGAACTAGACCTTGGCTGGCCCCTGCAGCAACATAGTTTTGTGGGGCCCACGGAGGTCACAATGTTGGTAAACCCTACTGACCCTGAGCGGCCCAGCATTAAGGAGCAGGCCCGGCACCTCATCAAAAATGCTCATCAG GTAATCGCAGTGGTGATGGATATTTTTACAGATATTGATATATTCTCTGACCTTTTGGATGCTGCAGCACGTCACGTGCCGGTCTACATTCTGCTGGATGAACAAAATGCCCATCATTTTGTTAACATGGTGGCGAGCTGTAAAGTGAATCTGGACATGATTCAT CTGATGCGGGTACGGACAGTGGCAGGCATTACCTATTTCTGCCGCACAGGAAAATCATTTAAAGGTCAAGTTATGGACCGTTTTCTTATGACAGACTGCAGAGCAGTAATCAGTGGAAACTATAG tTTTATGTGGTCTTTTGAGAAGATCCACCGCTGTATTGCCCATTTGTTCCTTGGAGAACTAGTTGCCGCATTTGATGAGGAGTTTCGTATCTTGTTTGCTCAGTCTCAGCCTCTAATTGTTGAAAATGCCCTTGTACCCATGCCACAAGACAATACAAGTGGTTACCCTGGCAGTCAGTTTGGCATAAAAAGGACTCAGTCACTAAGGAATCCCAGAGGATATCTTCGCCAGCCTGAACTTACTGGTTATCCATTTGGGGAACGTCTTGAATCCATACTACCTTTTCGGAGGGAGGACCCATTCCGCCATACACTTGAACCAAGTGCAGGTCCTATGCAGGTCACAAAATATGCATCGCAGCAGTTCAGGATGCAACAGTCATTCTTGGATCCAGGACGCTCAATGTTAGCCTCCAGGCAGCTGGAAATGAATGCCTTTAAGAGGCATAGCTATGCCGAGGGCACCCGTGAGACCTACGCCTCCTCCCGGCAGTATATGAAACAGCGTGTAATGAACAACTTGGAGGAGACGGAATCGCATTACCAGCGAGAACAACATTACTATCATAGTGAGGGCATGGAACCAGATTCTGAGCGCAGACACTTTGACCGTCTTAACTTCGGCATGTACCAGACAGATCAACAATCTGATTCTGGATATCCTCCTGAACTTGAAGCACCAGGAAATCTGAATGTTTTGTCCTCTGATGACCTCAAAAGTGATTCAGAAAAACAGTACAACGCGGGAGCGGGACGCTATGGTCCACAAACTCACAAGAGGCCTGCTGCGGGCCATGCATATGCCTGTCAGAGTTCGCCTACTCAGCCCCATCCTCCTGACCACAAGCAGTTGTTCTCCACTGGAGAGCAGGTACGGCAGTCCCAGGACCCCAGTGCAAAGCAGGGATTGCGGAGCTGGAGAATCAACTCTTATCTCAGCACTTACGAAGATGCAGGAGAGGAGGGCCTGCATCAGCCAATGGGTCCAGATGCCTTTGATGAGCCACATCAACAACATGACAGCAGACTTTATGGCTCAGAGGGACCAGGCCTTCATTTAAGAGAGCGTCAAAACATCCCAACTAAGCCAAACCTTGATTTGCGGCCACGCTATGGTAAACCCATCATACAAGATAGGAATCAAGTGAAAGACGTTAGCTCTGACCTGGGTCCCACAAGTACTGACACATTAAAGCCAGCCATTTCAGCTTCATCACTATCCTCTTCAACAGACAATGAGAAGGAGCCAGAACCGAGGGAACCAAAGGAAATCAGCATTACCAAGCATGAGTCTTTTCGATCTCGAATTAACCCAATGCTGCAAAGGAGCTCCAGGCTAAGGTCCTCTTTAATCTTCAGCTCCTCAAAGCTGGAGCAACACAGCTCCTCGCAAGCCAAGTCTGGTGGGGAGTTACAGGAGGAGAAAGATGAGAGTGAGCCTGTTCGATACTCATCTATTGTAGCAGAGATTCTGGAGAAGAGGAGGTCGCTGTCAAGAGAGCCATTTGACTGGAGTAAGCACaaaaaagcagaagaaaaagaGGTTAAAAATGCATCAACGGGAGATCTGACTACGATCACTGATGTCAAAGAGGAGCCTATCAAAGAAAAGGAGAAACCTGAGAAACCTGACAACCCTGAACCCGAGGACAATAAAGTTACTCAGCCAACAGAGCCTTCGAGATCTCAGCAAACAACTTCCTCACTAAACATGAATGATCCAGCAAGCAGACTTCAGTACTTCAAAAATTTGGAAGAAAAGAGAAAGGGCTCAAAATTAGAGTTAGATTTGGGTGCTAAAAGTCCAGAAACAACCATGAAAAAGCCAGACCTCACTGATACAGCAACCACAGTACCAAATGTGCTTGTTACTTCAGTGGAGTCCTCTGTAAAGACACAAGAGTCAACGATTACGTTAACAGATCCTGTACCACAGCGCTTGGTGATTGAAACAAAACCATCTGAAGTCTGTGTGGACAGGCCACTCATGAACAGCAAAACTGTGACAGAGAGCACAGCTGATGCAGCAAAGAAAGAGCCTGTGAAGGAACCTGTGAAGGAACCAACAAAGTCACTTCGGCCTTTCCCATCACCCAAGTTCTTAAAACCATTCAAAGCCTCTCAAACTTCTCATCGTCGTATCTCATGCGGCGATGATATTCTTACGGATGCAACAGATGCTGAAAAGAGTGAGCTTAAGAAGTCTCGCAGCCTCAGTTCATCGGGCATCACCCGTGCTGAGTCCAAAGAAAGCCTGAGCTCCCTAAACCTTGGGAACTCTGATGGCAAAGATACAAAGGCCCTTGATTTCCTCAAGAAACAAACACAGAGATTAAAGGGTTTGCTTGGGCCAAAGGGAGAAAAGAAGCACTCAGGAGTTTCCAACTCTCAAGAGGACAAGTCAATGAAAGCAGTCCCTGAGATGCAAGAGGTGCCCTCAGATAAAGAGAAACCATCTGAATCCATATCATCTTCAACCGTAGAAGAAAACAACAAACCCAATGTTAAACCGACTCCATCGCGCTATCAGTCCTCTACCTCAAATGTGATATTTAGCAGCAACCTCAGGGATGATACCAAGGTGATCCTAGAGCAAATCTCTGCAAATAGCCAGAAAAACAGACAGCAGACTGAAGAGTCTGGGAAAGTCGAGGGGGGCACGGAAGAAGTTTCCAATTCATCCTTCAGATTTCAAAACCGGAATCAGTTCAGCCGAACTCCAGTCAACCCACAGGAGAGGGACAATCTGCTGAAGAGAATAGAGAGCATGCGCAAAGAAAAGAAAGTCTACAGTCGTTTCGAGGTACTTTATTGTAACCGAAAAGAGTGTTGCTGGGACCAGGGAAATGTAGAGAAGGCAGAGCAAAGCCTAATTAGATAA
- the fam83hb gene encoding protein FAM83H isoform X2, with protein MAHRSQCSSLGDNPLDPNYLRPHYREEYRMAIDALVEEDVEGYYNFLQSANVVDFLSRSEIEHIKSTVQSPQSAGNLPELPYGEIDQDGSSDTYWPMHSDLDAPELDLGWPLQQHSFVGPTEVTMLVNPTDPERPSIKEQARHLIKNAHQVIAVVMDIFTDIDIFSDLLDAAARHVPVYILLDEQNAHHFVNMVASCKVNLDMIHLMRVRTVAGITYFCRTGKSFKGQVMDRFLMTDCRAVISGNYSFMWSFEKIHRCIAHLFLGELVAAFDEEFRILFAQSQPLIVENALVPMPQDNTSGYPGSQFGIKRTQSLRNPRGYLRQPELTGYPFGERLESILPFRREDPFRHTLEPSAGPMQVTKYASQQFRMQQSFLDPGRSMLASRQLEMNAFKRHSYAEGTRETYASSRQYMKQRVMNNLEETESHYQREQHYYHSEGMEPDSERRHFDRLNFGMYQTDQQSDSGYPPELEAPGNLNVLSSDDLKSDSEKQYNAGAGRYGPQTHKRPAAGHAYACQSSPTQPHPPDHKQLFSTGEQVRQSQDPSAKQGLRSWRINSYLSTYEDAGEEGLHQPMGPDAFDEPHQQHDSRLYGSEGPGLHLRERQNIPTKPNLDLRPRYGKPIIQDRNQVKDVSSDLGPTSTDTLKPAISASSLSSSTDNEKEPEPREPKEISITKHESFRSRINPMLQRSSRLRSSLIFSSSKLEQHSSSQAKSGGELQEEKDESEPVRYSSIVAEILEKRRSLSREPFDWSKHKKAEEKEVKNASTGDLTTITDVKEEPIKEKEKPEKPDNPEPEDNKVTQPTEPSRSQQTTSSLNMNDPASRLQYFKNLEEKRKGSKLELDLGAKSPETTMKKPDLTDTATTVPNVLVTSVESSVKTQESTITLTDPVPQRLVIETKPSEVCVDRPLMNSKTVTESTADAAKKEPVKEPVKEPTKSLRPFPSPKFLKPFKASQTSHRRISCGDDILTDATDAEKSELKKSRSLSSSGITRAESKESLSSLNLGNSDGKDTKALDFLKKQTQRLKGLLGPKGEKKHSGVSNSQEDKSMKAVPEMQEVPSDKEKPSESISSSTVEENNKPNVKPTPSRYQSSTSNVIFSSNLRDDTKVILEQISANSQKNRQQTEESGKVEGGTEEVSNSSFRFQNRNQFSRTPVNPQERDNLLKRIESMRKEKKVYSRFEMGNNLG; from the exons ATGGCCCACCGCTCACAGTGTTCTTCATTGGGCGACAACCCCCTGGATCCCAATTACTTGCGTCCGCATTACCGAGAAGAGTATCGCATGGCTATTGATGCCCTGGTGGAAGAGGATGTTGAGGGCTATTACAACTTTTTACAAAGTGCTAATGTAGTTGACTTTTTATCAAGGTCGGAGATTGAGCATATTAAAAGCACTGTGCAATCACCACAGAGTGCTGGAAATTTACCAGAACTGCCATATGGGGAAATAGATCAGGATGGGTCTTCTGACACCTACTGGCCAATGCATTCTGATTTGGATGCACCAGAACTAGACCTTGGCTGGCCCCTGCAGCAACATAGTTTTGTGGGGCCCACGGAGGTCACAATGTTGGTAAACCCTACTGACCCTGAGCGGCCCAGCATTAAGGAGCAGGCCCGGCACCTCATCAAAAATGCTCATCAG GTAATCGCAGTGGTGATGGATATTTTTACAGATATTGATATATTCTCTGACCTTTTGGATGCTGCAGCACGTCACGTGCCGGTCTACATTCTGCTGGATGAACAAAATGCCCATCATTTTGTTAACATGGTGGCGAGCTGTAAAGTGAATCTGGACATGATTCAT CTGATGCGGGTACGGACAGTGGCAGGCATTACCTATTTCTGCCGCACAGGAAAATCATTTAAAGGTCAAGTTATGGACCGTTTTCTTATGACAGACTGCAGAGCAGTAATCAGTGGAAACTATAG tTTTATGTGGTCTTTTGAGAAGATCCACCGCTGTATTGCCCATTTGTTCCTTGGAGAACTAGTTGCCGCATTTGATGAGGAGTTTCGTATCTTGTTTGCTCAGTCTCAGCCTCTAATTGTTGAAAATGCCCTTGTACCCATGCCACAAGACAATACAAGTGGTTACCCTGGCAGTCAGTTTGGCATAAAAAGGACTCAGTCACTAAGGAATCCCAGAGGATATCTTCGCCAGCCTGAACTTACTGGTTATCCATTTGGGGAACGTCTTGAATCCATACTACCTTTTCGGAGGGAGGACCCATTCCGCCATACACTTGAACCAAGTGCAGGTCCTATGCAGGTCACAAAATATGCATCGCAGCAGTTCAGGATGCAACAGTCATTCTTGGATCCAGGACGCTCAATGTTAGCCTCCAGGCAGCTGGAAATGAATGCCTTTAAGAGGCATAGCTATGCCGAGGGCACCCGTGAGACCTACGCCTCCTCCCGGCAGTATATGAAACAGCGTGTAATGAACAACTTGGAGGAGACGGAATCGCATTACCAGCGAGAACAACATTACTATCATAGTGAGGGCATGGAACCAGATTCTGAGCGCAGACACTTTGACCGTCTTAACTTCGGCATGTACCAGACAGATCAACAATCTGATTCTGGATATCCTCCTGAACTTGAAGCACCAGGAAATCTGAATGTTTTGTCCTCTGATGACCTCAAAAGTGATTCAGAAAAACAGTACAACGCGGGAGCGGGACGCTATGGTCCACAAACTCACAAGAGGCCTGCTGCGGGCCATGCATATGCCTGTCAGAGTTCGCCTACTCAGCCCCATCCTCCTGACCACAAGCAGTTGTTCTCCACTGGAGAGCAGGTACGGCAGTCCCAGGACCCCAGTGCAAAGCAGGGATTGCGGAGCTGGAGAATCAACTCTTATCTCAGCACTTACGAAGATGCAGGAGAGGAGGGCCTGCATCAGCCAATGGGTCCAGATGCCTTTGATGAGCCACATCAACAACATGACAGCAGACTTTATGGCTCAGAGGGACCAGGCCTTCATTTAAGAGAGCGTCAAAACATCCCAACTAAGCCAAACCTTGATTTGCGGCCACGCTATGGTAAACCCATCATACAAGATAGGAATCAAGTGAAAGACGTTAGCTCTGACCTGGGTCCCACAAGTACTGACACATTAAAGCCAGCCATTTCAGCTTCATCACTATCCTCTTCAACAGACAATGAGAAGGAGCCAGAACCGAGGGAACCAAAGGAAATCAGCATTACCAAGCATGAGTCTTTTCGATCTCGAATTAACCCAATGCTGCAAAGGAGCTCCAGGCTAAGGTCCTCTTTAATCTTCAGCTCCTCAAAGCTGGAGCAACACAGCTCCTCGCAAGCCAAGTCTGGTGGGGAGTTACAGGAGGAGAAAGATGAGAGTGAGCCTGTTCGATACTCATCTATTGTAGCAGAGATTCTGGAGAAGAGGAGGTCGCTGTCAAGAGAGCCATTTGACTGGAGTAAGCACaaaaaagcagaagaaaaagaGGTTAAAAATGCATCAACGGGAGATCTGACTACGATCACTGATGTCAAAGAGGAGCCTATCAAAGAAAAGGAGAAACCTGAGAAACCTGACAACCCTGAACCCGAGGACAATAAAGTTACTCAGCCAACAGAGCCTTCGAGATCTCAGCAAACAACTTCCTCACTAAACATGAATGATCCAGCAAGCAGACTTCAGTACTTCAAAAATTTGGAAGAAAAGAGAAAGGGCTCAAAATTAGAGTTAGATTTGGGTGCTAAAAGTCCAGAAACAACCATGAAAAAGCCAGACCTCACTGATACAGCAACCACAGTACCAAATGTGCTTGTTACTTCAGTGGAGTCCTCTGTAAAGACACAAGAGTCAACGATTACGTTAACAGATCCTGTACCACAGCGCTTGGTGATTGAAACAAAACCATCTGAAGTCTGTGTGGACAGGCCACTCATGAACAGCAAAACTGTGACAGAGAGCACAGCTGATGCAGCAAAGAAAGAGCCTGTGAAGGAACCTGTGAAGGAACCAACAAAGTCACTTCGGCCTTTCCCATCACCCAAGTTCTTAAAACCATTCAAAGCCTCTCAAACTTCTCATCGTCGTATCTCATGCGGCGATGATATTCTTACGGATGCAACAGATGCTGAAAAGAGTGAGCTTAAGAAGTCTCGCAGCCTCAGTTCATCGGGCATCACCCGTGCTGAGTCCAAAGAAAGCCTGAGCTCCCTAAACCTTGGGAACTCTGATGGCAAAGATACAAAGGCCCTTGATTTCCTCAAGAAACAAACACAGAGATTAAAGGGTTTGCTTGGGCCAAAGGGAGAAAAGAAGCACTCAGGAGTTTCCAACTCTCAAGAGGACAAGTCAATGAAAGCAGTCCCTGAGATGCAAGAGGTGCCCTCAGATAAAGAGAAACCATCTGAATCCATATCATCTTCAACCGTAGAAGAAAACAACAAACCCAATGTTAAACCGACTCCATCGCGCTATCAGTCCTCTACCTCAAATGTGATATTTAGCAGCAACCTCAGGGATGATACCAAGGTGATCCTAGAGCAAATCTCTGCAAATAGCCAGAAAAACAGACAGCAGACTGAAGAGTCTGGGAAAGTCGAGGGGGGCACGGAAGAAGTTTCCAATTCATCCTTCAGATTTCAAAACCGGAATCAGTTCAGCCGAACTCCAGTCAACCCACAGGAGAGGGACAATCTGCTGAAGAGAATAGAGAGCATGCGCAAAGAAAAGAAAGTCTACAGTCGTTTCGAG ATGGGGAATAACCTGGGATAA
- the LOC113120180 gene encoding LOW QUALITY PROTEIN: synaptonemal complex central element protein 1 (The sequence of the model RefSeq protein was modified relative to this genomic sequence to represent the inferred CDS: deleted 1 base in 1 codon) → SCSWRKLNEKEELNRSLQLKCEDLHLEAQRQLEQNHHLKEEALKQYCFQIQETKLKHRKIRMKVENRLHQLMEQHKNLFTIFTPQRLPAEIRSAEYTTEQLLKAEQQKLEQLTNLLDGLSLTQNEEMHMDTFVKAP, encoded by the exons AGCTGCAGTTGGAGGAAACTGAATGAAAAGGAAG AGTTAAACAGATCTCTGCAGCTTAAATGTGAGGACCTCCATCTAGAGGCACAAAG GCAGCTTGAGCAGAACCATCATCTGAAAGAGGAAGCATTAAAACAGTACTGCTTTCAGATCCAGGAGACCAAACTAAAGCACAGAAAGATTCG gatGAAGGTTGAGAATCGGCTTCATCAATTAATGGAGCAGCATAAAAAC CTTTTCACCATCTTT acTCCACAAAGACTTCCAGCAGAAATACGGTCAGCAGAGTACACCACTGAGCAGCTGTTGAAGGCTG AACAACAGAAGCTGGAGCAGTTGACCAACCTTCTGGATGGGTTAAGCCTCACCCAGAATGAAGAGATGCACATGGACACATTTGTAAAAGCACCATAA
- the si:ch211-199g17.2 gene encoding uncharacterized protein si:ch211-199g17.2 — MFAASSPGCQSHLYNSIRSYLHNQNRAQPIIGLNSITEVLAYNQPALYFCDVCVLRITKADIRNHIMGSIHRYNYIKSHHAHGWTSDTDLTLLARPLMDIAKKVEKKEGTGDIQVLSVDEVIFKEMESLPVPNAFAQMKKIKDQRNSNAPNLLVHNSPSEGKETSAQEQQDSDNMNGTAQRSTLGCLVPTQTAGPVKPLFTCQDISTPQSLVDSHVSSRIPFLESSPAPVISQHINQYQPIPGRSLQRYIMPSENQCYTESRTISVVRPPRQYIPIRVHCQNDIVHADEDDGNSSVQSFGVSYESYPMHLAQTIPYNIQRQTPSLSVSHIMVPELTQDLSNRHGFFRMESSPVSPEPVRDVEIVIKQIRTQMITEALEPATTHDLSLSESNLEEPVNTSWDVHEEPQSETLAEENTFVFSQSPIAQSPLSQTQSPSDQFQSIEDFLENYNGRKPLIGLQAVIKCQSVDGNPPPCCYLCQLCSLKLKKKKIFSHLTGCDHQRNYLKALHPQLLPKKRKHCNTNEMLEDIAIQLEKEDGRGHIKVMRLSACLISEVLEKDYHWCMRVLNCGADVGWRSGLLSFKKGTSNTTGPRQTLKRLAQAMLPPSDAQTLIAPTHQMSKKMKKGHPKKVVCTNKVKEPVFKVSLSLQEGPVIIERTSLRETTTVAPEIEDRSPATTCTDNDALPLAANTHSEVQMSFHSCTYEKQFTNPAHYAYSGQFDQSQVIQYLEPNLRPRDCGPVDEVVSVTYADWPLQDWSCSNNQWIVMRQNRDGSDYSECASYMQY, encoded by the exons ATGTTTGCTGCCAGCAGCCCAG GGTGCCAGAGTCACCTGTACAATTCCATACGTTCATATCTCCACAATCAGAACAGAGCACAGCCCATTATTG GTCTGAACTCCATCACAGAGGTTTTGGCGTATAACCAGCCTGCATTGTACTTTTGTGATGTCTGCGTTTTGAGAATAACCAAGGCTGATATCAGGAACCACATCATGGGCAGCATCCACAGATACAATTACATT AAATCTCATCATGCACATGGGTGGACGTCTGATACAGACCTGACTCTTTTGGCTCGCCCTCTAATGGATATTGCAAAAAAGGTTGAAAAGAAGGAGGGAACAGGTGatatacag GTTCTGAGTGTGGATGAAGTCATCTTCAAGGAGATGGAATCATTGCCTGTCCCTAATG CCTTTGCTCAGATGAAGAAGATCAAGGATCAGCGAAACTCTAACGCACCTAATTTGCTTGTTCACAACAGCCCGTCTGAAG GTAAAGAAACCAGTGCTCAAGAGCAGCAAGACTCTGACAATATGAATGGGACTGCACAACGTTCAACTTTAGGATGTCTGGTCCCAACACA AACCGCAGGTCCTGTCAAACCATTATTCACATGCCAGGATATATCTACACCTCAGAGTCTAGTGGATTCTCATGTTTCATCTAGAATACCTTTTCTAGAAAGCTCCCCAGCTCCAGTCATCAGCCAACACATAAATCAGTATCAACCAATCCCAGGCAGAAGCCTTCAAAGATACATAATGCCATCTGAAAACCAGTGTTATACTGAATCAAGGACAATCTCTGTTGTAAGACCACCAAGACAGTATATCCCCATCAGAGTTCACTGCCAGAATGATATTGTGCATGCTGATGAAGATGATGGGAACAGTTCTGTCCAGTCATTTGGAGTTAGCTATGAATCATATCCAATGCACCTGGCCCAAACCATTCCGTATAATATCCAGAGGCAAACTCCATCTCTTTCAGTGAGCCACATCATGGTACCAGAGTTAACCCAGGATCTATCAAACAGGCATGGATTTTTCAGGATGGAAAGCTCACCTGTTAGTCCAGAGCCTGTCAGAGATGTGGAGATCGTTATCAAGCAGATAAGAACCCAAATGATAACAGAAGCACTGGAACCGGCTACAACGCATGATTTAAGTCTGTCTGAGTCTAATTTAGAAGAACCAGTCAACACCAGCTGGGACGTacatg AGGAGCCTCAATCAGAAACCTTGGCAGAAGAAAACACCTTTGTGTTCTCACAAAGTCCAATTGCCCAGTCTCCTCTTTCTCAGACTCAAAGTCCATCTGATCAGTTTCAATCAATAGAAGATTTTCTGGAAAACTACAATGGTCGAAAGCCTCTTATCG GTCTACAAGCTGTTATTAAGTGCCAGAGCGTGGATGGGAATCCACCTCCATGCTGTTACCTGTGTCAGCTGTGCTCTTTGaagctgaagaagaaaaaaatattcagccATCTGACTGGCTGTGATCACCAGCGAAACTACTTG AAAGCTCTCCATCCACAGCTCTTGCCTAAAAAACGTAAACACTGCAACACAAATGAGATGCTTGAGGATATTGCTATCCAGCTGGAGAAAGAGGATGGAAGAGGGCATATAAAA GTGATGAGGTTGTCTGCATGTCTCATTAGTGAGGTACTGGAAAAGGATTATCATTGGT GCATGAGGGTGTTGAACTGTGGAGCCGATGTGGGGTGGAGATCAGGTCTGTTGTCTTTCAAGAAAGGAACTAGCAACACCacag GTCCCAGACAGACTCTTAAACGTCTAGCACAGGCTATGCTGCCCCCTTCTGATGCACAGACTTTAATAGCTCCAACTCATCAGATGTCCAAAAAAATGAAGAAGGGTCATCCTAAGAAAGTAGTATGTACAAACAAAGTTAAGGAGCCTGTGTTTAAGGTAAGCCTGTCACTGCAGGAGGGACCTGTTATCATTGAGAGAACATCTCTAAGAGAGACAACCACAGTGGCACCTGAGATCGAAGACCGAAGCCCTGCAACCACATGCACAGACAATGATGCACTGCCTTTAGCAGCTAACACACATTCTGAAGTTCAAATGAGCTTTCACAGCTGTACGTATGAGAAACAGTTCACAAATCCTGCTCATTATGCATATTCAGGGCAGTTTGACCAGTCTCAAGTTATTCAATATCTCGAGCCTAATCTCAGACCTAGGGACTGTGGTCCAGTGGATGAGGTGGTCAGTGTCACGTATGCTGATTGGCCGCTGCAGGACTGGTCCTGTTCAAACAACCAGTGGATTGTAATGAGGCAAAACAGGGATGGAAGTGATTATTCTGAGTGTGCAAGTTACATGCAGTACTGA